From a region of the Lactuca sativa cultivar Salinas chromosome 4, Lsat_Salinas_v11, whole genome shotgun sequence genome:
- the LOC111919818 gene encoding uncharacterized protein LOC111919818: MALSNVTRDGVRNEGHVRTARTCTYKDFMNCKPKIFHGNEGVVNLTRWIEKTESVFQISFCPDDCKIRFAACTFAEASLTWWNIHVNTMGIDAANSMKWEELKMMLVEEYCPREEIHKLEQELWTLTMKGSEIKAYTARFNDLVVMCPALVTPEYKKIERYIWGLASQIKGMVIASKPTTYDNTKRIAHQLTLTEIQGTEVVSKAESPKARTNKRKFNNKNPKQSSEKRQEVATNYATTTTVPTQPKYAWCNHCNHHHPGDYFVCRKSKKKGHTASYCRSTTHATVNQQTNTRTGRGEERKCYECGEVGHIKNECPKLRIQGGIGCGRAFVIGSREAIQDPSVVSGTFLIDDLYASILFDSGVDRSFITPTFRKLLSHKSSILKEIYEVEIGNGQTEKTHEILENCLLTLNNYLFHVNLMPMPIGNFDVIIGMDWLSSHRAEILCHEKSIRLPLPNGEVLIIYGDKSGKNRKVISCTKTQKYLHKKCSAFLAHIVDKRRKIK; this comes from the coding sequence ATGGCTCTATCTAATGTCACAAGAGATGGAGTTAGAAATGAAGGCCATGTAAGGACCGCTAGAACATGTACCTACAAAGATTTTATGAATTGTAAGCCAAAAATCTTTCATGGAAATGAAGGGGTAGTGAATTTGACAAGGTGGATAGAAAAGACAGAATCCGTCTTTCAAATAAGCTTTTGTCCAGATGATTGTAAAATACGATTTGCAGCATGTACTTTCGCTGAAGCATCACTTACATGGTGGAATATCCATGTGAATACAATGGGAATTGATGCTGCAAATTCCATGAAATGGGAGGAGCTAAAAATGATGctagtagaggagtattgtcctaGGGAGGAAATACATAAACTGGAACAAGAACTGTggaccctaaccatgaagggttcaGAGATAAAAGCTTATACCGCTAGATTTAATGATCTTGTTGTAATGTGTCCAGCACTTGTGACCCCTGAATATAAAAAGATTGAGCGATATATCTGGGGTTTAGCATCGCAAATCAAAGGCATGGTGATCGCATCAAAGCCTACGACTTATGACAACACCAAGAGGATAGCTCATCAGCTAACTCTCACAGAGATCCAAGGAACAGAAGTGGTCTCAAAGGCTGAGTCTCCCAAAGCTAGAACAAACAAGCGCAAGTTTAATAACAAGAATCCCAAACAATCATCCGAGAAAAGACAAGAAGTGGCAACCAACTACGCAACCACAACAACAGTACCTACTCAACCAAAGTATGCATGGTGCAACCACTGCAACCATCATCACCCAGGTGACTATTTTGTTTGTAGGAAATCCAAaaagaaggggcatactgctagtTACTGCAGGAGCACAACACATGCAACAGTCAATCAGCAAACAAATACTAGAACAGGTCGTGGTGAAGAAAGAAAGTGTTATGAGTGTGGAGAGGTTGGACACATCAAGAATGAATGTCCAAAGTTAAGGATTCAAGGAGGCATAGGGTGTGGCAGGGCATTTGTGATCGGAAGCAGAGAGGCTATCCAGGACCCTTCGGTTGTATCTGGTACGTTTCTCATAGATGATTTATACGCTAGCATACTCTTCGACTCTGGAGTAGATCGAAGTTTTATAACTccgacatttagaaaattgttgaGTCATAAGTCTAGCatattaaaagaaatctatgaagTAGAAATCGGTAACGGTCAAACTGAGAAAACACATGAAATCCTAGAAAACTGTCTGCTAACTCTTAATAACTACCTTTTTCACGTCAACCTCATGCCAATGCCTATTGGtaattttgatgtcataattggcatggattggttatcttcTCATCGCGCCGAAATTCTATGTCATGAGAAATCCATACGACTACCCTTACCAAACGGCGAAGTCCTGATTATCTATGGTGATAAGTCTGGGAAAAACCGCAAAGTCATCTCTTGTACCAAGACACAGAAATATCTACATAAGAAATGTAGCGCATTCTTAGCCCACATTGTAGATAAGAGAAGAAAGATAAAATAA